The genomic DNA AGATGAGGTCATCCTCCTGTACCCATGGATTGAGGCAAGCAATGAGAATGCCACGGGCATGTCCTCTGCGGAAGCAGCCGCACTGGCAAACGCTCTTGTACTCGGCTACTACAGGGGGGAGTACAATATTTCGCAGCCCATGCATTTCATTGGACACTCACGCGGCACGGTAGTCAACAGTCAAGCCGTTCGGCGACTGCTTAACTATGACGTGGGTGCGAATATCGATCACGTGACCTTTCTGGATCCTCATGATTGGGGATATCTGTGTGGTTGGGATGATTTTGACTTGAACGGTGATATCGGACTGGGCGACAGGGCATACCCGCCGCGGTCCTACGCGAACAGGCAGGACGAAAGAAACAGGGGGGTAATCGCGTGGCGGGGAAATACCTATTACGACACCTACTATCAGATAAATAATCTTAAGCGGGGCGTTCAATCAGATCTGATTACCACACAGGATCAAGGGACCGCTGGTTGCCTGTCTTCGACGGCGCTGGATCTCATCAAGAGAGCGGGGTTGGCATATGTTTCGGGTCGCCGCCCGTCTTTGGCGGTATTGAGCTATCTGCAAAGAGAGGGGTTCACATATGCGTTGAATGGCCGCCCCGTACAGGCCACTGTCAACCATGATTGGACGCACGAGGAATACAAGGAGAAGGAGAAGGGTAGATCCAGGAATCTACCCATGAGTCATATAGGCGTCGTTCACCGCTACATTGCGTCCATTTCCGATGCTTCCATTCCGGACGGATATCGGCATTCCAGACTTGGAGGAGGTAGTGGTCGCAAGCAGCCCCAGAACGGGCCACGGGCTGATTGGCGCTTCGGTAGCTCCGAAATCGGCCCTCAGTGGGTTGAAAATGGTTCGTTCGAATATGGCTACGAAAACGTATCTGTCACGTCCTGGATTCCTGGATGGGGCAGGCATTTCAGCCAAGGATTGGTGACCGCGAACGTACGGAACGGTGAGATATGGCTCCGTACGGACGTAAGATCCGCATTGACGAGTGACCTCGTGTATGTACCCCAAACGGCCACCGAGTTGACGTTCGACATTCGAACACCACCGTACAGTGACGTCGATGTCGCCGTTGAATTCCAGGTCTTTGAGGGTTCAGGGAGGTTCGACTACAGCTCATTCGTTCCGGCCAGCGGGTACGGTGCCAATGTCAACCCGTCCGGTGGTGTTGGAGGGCTTACCCGAATCAACAACATCGATGTGTCGGGACTTCAGGGAAAAGTGGTTCGGATTCGCATTTCGGTTGCGAAGGGTGTGCTTCCCGTTACCGTCGTACTCGACAACGTTCGCATCCTGACCGGAACGCCAACCCTGCCAACCCCCTCGACGGCAGAGGTCGTCTACATCATCGACTCTTCGGGCAGCATGCGACAGAACGACCCGCGGAATGCACGAACGGCCTCCGTCCAGGTGGCCGCACGTCTGCTTCCCGGGAATACGTCGCTGGCGGTTGTTGACTTCGACACGCAAGTCCAGACCATCGTGCCACCAACGCTTTCGCAAGGGGCCGAGGAGGTCATACAACAAGCCATGCGTCGCGTAAATGCAGAGGGTGGGACGGACATCGGTCGGGCGCTGGCCGGTGCCACGGGTGTGATGGCTCCGGGTATTGGGCGTGTGGTCCTGCTGACCGACGGCCAGGGTTCGTACAACGATGAGGCGCTGGCATACCGTCAGAATGGATGGTGCATTGATACGGTCGGGCTGGGATCGGACGTGAACAGTGCACTGCTTTCACGCATTTCGGCGGATTCGGGATGTGGAACGTATCGCCACGCGAGTCGCGCATTCGAACTGACTGGCGCGTTCGCCGAATGGGGGGTAAAGGATGGACGGTCGACCATGCTTGCACGCACGGAAGCCATGGTCGCTGCAGGCACGACGGAGGTCATGGAGTTTACGGCGGACGGAACCGTATCCGACGTATCGCTCCTGGTGTCCAGTGAGGTTGGAATCAATCGAATCCAGGTACAGGATGCCAACGGAAGTCCGATTGAAACCTGGTCCCCGCAGAGGGCCGAAATAGATCAGCGGTCCCTTGCGTTGTCCGGGAGCGGCGCGTATCGGGTCCTTGTCGAAATGATCACCGGATCATCGGGAACGGGGCGTTTCCTGGGGCGCGTATTGGCTGTGTCCAGTATTCGAACAGAGCTCAGCATAGCCGGGCAGGTCGTCAGACCCCGAATGGCTTTGCCCATGAATTTCCGATTTTCCGGGGAAGCTCGCATGCCTGATGTCCTGGACGTGACAACACAGATCTATCGGGACGGTGTCAATGTTCAGGAAGCAGCATCACGTCAACTCAGGGTTCGCTCGCAACAACTCTCTACGTCCGTCCAATTGCCGGACGAAGAGGGGATATACGATGTCGTAATGCATATCCAGGGAGCGGCCCCGGAGTTCAACGATTTCAAGCGGATAGTCCCGCTGACGGTCACGGTTTCGCGTAATGCGGAAATCGGATTTCCGGTGGTAGAGGTCGTGCGCGGAGACGAGATCTTGGTATCGGATGCCGATATGTTTGGTCTCCATGTCGGTCAGCCCGTGGTGTTCAGGCGATCAGACGGCAGGATTGTTGGTGAGGGCATCGTCAGGGGACGGGTCGGTCCGCTGGCCCGAGTCTTTTTGGCTCGGCGGATGACACGGATTGATGTCGGTATGACAGTGGATTTCGACACGAACTATTTCTCGGGTCGATGATGCGGATTGCAGCGATCGGGTTCTTTTGCTTCTGTTTGGTTGCACCCGCAGCCGGACAGCAGATCCGTACGTTGATTGTGCACGGGACGGCTGCCGGCGATACCGTCGTGCTCTCTTCGGCTGGCGTGATTGTGGAATCCGTGGTGACCGACCCGGATGGTATTGCCTCCTTTTATCATCTGCTTCGGCCGGGAACGTACGAACTCGGCGTCCTGACGCCAACGGGCACAAAGACCAACCATACACTGGATGTGAATGAGGTGTCTGTTTTTACCCGAGTGGTCCGTCTGTCAGCGCGAGCCAATGATTCTGGCGTTGATGACACCCCCACTATGGCGTTGCCATCGGACAAGGAGCCTGCAGCAGGGCTGAGTGCTGGAGGGGGAGGGGGTGGCGGTCGATCCTCGTCAGACAGAACGGAATTCCTGTGGCCGATTCTGGCCGTTTTCATCATCGTGTTGGGAGGCACAGCGTTTGTACTGAGTCTCAAGCGACGCGCGCCGAGCCTGGAACCGGAAGCGATCGAAGACTACGTAGTACCCGTTGCCGAGATCTCATTGGATTTGCCGACAGAGGCGGAGGAGGTTGACCAAGAATGGGCCGTTCACAACCCTGCCGCAGCTGGGTATCGAATCATCCGGCAGGTGGCCGTAGGGGGCATGGCCACCATCTATGAGGCGGAGCATACGCGGTGGGGCACCTGCATCTTGAAAGTATTGCTGCCGTCACTGGAAGGGGATGAAGACCTGGTAGTCAAGTTCAAGCAAGAGGGGGCAGCCATTGCTCGCATCAATGAGGCGTCGGGCTCCGAGACAAAAGTGGTGAAAGTATTCGAATACGGGGAACTGGCGGATTCGGGGCGATCATTCATCTGCATGGAAAAACTGCAAGGATTGGGCCTGGAGCGCCTTCTTGCGCAAAACGGGGCGTTGCCCTTTTGCGATGCGTCTCAGTTGCTCAAGCTCATTGCTACAGCACTCCGGGAGGCGCATGAGATAGGGATCACCCATCGTGATGTGAAGCCTGACAACGTAATGGTGGTTTCAACAGACCCACTCGATGTACGTCTGATAGATTTCGGCGTGGCGCGCCACGAGTTCATGTCAGCGCGGACGCTCACCGGCACGCTCGTCGGTTCACCCCGATTCATGAGTCCCGAGCAGGCCAACAGTAAACCCGTTGACCACCGGACAGATATCTATTCTCTCGGTGTTCTGGCGTGGACATTGAGTATGGGCAGCCCCCCGTTCAACAATCAGAATCCGCTGGTTGTGCTCAAACAGCATGTTGAGGAGGTCGTACCGGACATTGTCGGTCCCGATGTCCCGGAAGCTTACGTGGATTTGGTGGCCTCCATGTTGGAGAAGGATCCAATCCAGCGTCCGGCTCTGATGTCGGATGTCATAACAGAGATAGACCGGATTCGGTCTACGAGCAATTGCCCACAGTAACGCAACAAGGAAAACAATGCGCAACTACCTACCCACACTGTTCATGATCGTCACCCTTGCCCTGTGCGGGGCTGCATTTGCACCGGATTCCGCAGCACAGACGTGTTACATAACCGAGCCGCAGCGTTTCTCCTTGATTGAGGATTGTCTTGACGAATACGAAAGCGAATTCGTCAAATTGAATGGTTGGGCGAGAACAGTCCATGACATCGGATCGCCGACGTTCGAATATTTCGTACTCACAGACGAGTTTGGGAACACGGTTACGGTTCGAACGACCAAGGGATTGAAGATCGGTCGACAGTACGTCGTTGAGGGAATTGTAAACATGTTCACATTGGACAATGGATTGGATATTCCCGTCATCCACGAGTCCACGCGATATTGGGTTATGCGGCCGTACCTGATTTGGGCCGGCGTTGGTGTTTTGGCCCTGTTGGTAGTCGGGTTTGTGTTCTATCAAACCAAGAGCGGCAGTAAAGGACGGCGATCACGCGTACCAGCATCGGCTGCCGCACCCGCTCCAGTTCGAGAGGTCAAGCCTTCCCCGACAATTGGGCCAGAAGATCCGACGGTCAAACTGGATGGCGATCTCGTACGAGGGTCGGCATTCGAGATGTACGTTCCGCAGAAAACCCTCAAGATCCTGGGTCAACTTGAGTTTGTCGGTGGTCCCGACAAAGGGAAGGAAATACCGTTGTTGGTTCCCGCGTCGGAAAGTGGTCGCTCCGGTGCCGGTCACGAGTTTCATATTGGCCGTGAAAAGGGACAACCATTCGAATCCATCATGCTTTCGGCACCTACCATCAGCAGAAAGCAGGCCAAGTTGGCATTCGTGAATGGGCGATTCGTATTGACCAACTACGCCTCTGTCAACAAGAATCCTACGCTCGTGAACGGTCAGCCCATGGATGTGGGTGGCCAGGTAGCCATCAGTGATGGCGACGTGATCACGTTTGGCGAAATAGAGGTCAGGCTGACGTACGCGAAGACCAACGTATAGTCGGAATGCAGAACGCGCTGACAACGTCCATTCTCTCGAGGCAAGGTCGCAGGTCCTCCAACGAGGATGCGGCATTTGCCAGGGTTCATCCACAAGGAAACGCAGCAATTCTGGCTGTAGCCGACGGGATGGGTGGTGCTGCGTGCGGAGAAATCGCATCGGAAATTGCCATCGAGGAAGTGGAGGCTTTCTGGCGGTCCTTGCCTGCCGAGCCGAACCACGCAACAGACGTCGCGCGGGAAGACCTGATAGATCTTTTCTTTCGAATTGATCGACGGATTGCCGCCTATTCGCGCGAAAATGAGGAAGCCAGCGGAATGGGAACGACCCTCTCATTGGCGTTCCTTGTCGGGCATCGCCTTTATGTAGCGCACATCGGTGATTCCAGGATCTGTGTGATTACCAGCGACGGGCGTTGTGTACAACTGACCGATGATCACTCCATGGTGGCAGAAGCCGTCCGTGAAGGACGCATGACGGAGGACGAAGCCCGGACCAGTCCGTATCGACATGCGCTGTCCCGCGTACTTGATGGAGGTGGAGACTGGAAACCGGATGTTCGGGTGTACGATGACTGGGATCCGGAGTGGGTCCTGTTGGCCAGCAGCGATGGATTTCACGGCGTGATCGACCATGCGTCCACCGCACATCTGGTGCAGATGTACCGAGACGAGCCGGAGCTTACGGGGGTCCTGGTCGACGCAGCACTGGAAGCCGGCAGCAATGACAACGTTTCCGTCGCGTGCTGTGTGTACGGTATCGTCCGGCCGGCCAAGACCGACCGGTACGATGGAGATGCCACCGTGCGACTGGACGATTTCTACAGGAAAAGAAAGGCCAGGCGCACTCGATGGGTGATTATTCTGGTGGCTGTGGTGCTGGGCATCGCGGCTGTTGTGTCGGAACGGGACCGGATTGTGCGGCTCGTTCCATCCAGAACTGCTTCGGATACGACGCAGACTGTTCAGGATACGAGTGCCGTCAACGAGGAGCGCAGATTGTTGGAAGTGCTGGGAGAATCAATGGATTACAAGGAGACCGACGTGAGCGCAGATACAACACAGACACCGTAGGCGGGCGCATGACAGTGGGTCGGTTCAATGGGTTCGGAATCATAGGTGTGATCTTGTTTACGTTGGTGGTTGACTCCAACGTTGCAGCAGCCCGCCAGCCGGATATTTCCGTTCTCGGGGTGGATCGATTGGAGAAACGCGTCCGTGTCCGGTTGTCGAATTTGGGGGCGTTCCGGTTCAGTGGCGTCCCGGATGCACATCCCATCCACGGCAAAGTGCTTGTGGATGGCGCGCCGGTTCCGGTGATCGTCCGGAACGTAAAGAGTACATCCAAG from Rhodothermales bacterium includes the following:
- a CDS encoding protein kinase, whose product is MMRIAAIGFFCFCLVAPAAGQQIRTLIVHGTAAGDTVVLSSAGVIVESVVTDPDGIASFYHLLRPGTYELGVLTPTGTKTNHTLDVNEVSVFTRVVRLSARANDSGVDDTPTMALPSDKEPAAGLSAGGGGGGGRSSSDRTEFLWPILAVFIIVLGGTAFVLSLKRRAPSLEPEAIEDYVVPVAEISLDLPTEAEEVDQEWAVHNPAAAGYRIIRQVAVGGMATIYEAEHTRWGTCILKVLLPSLEGDEDLVVKFKQEGAAIARINEASGSETKVVKVFEYGELADSGRSFICMEKLQGLGLERLLAQNGALPFCDASQLLKLIATALREAHEIGITHRDVKPDNVMVVSTDPLDVRLIDFGVARHEFMSARTLTGTLVGSPRFMSPEQANSKPVDHRTDIYSLGVLAWTLSMGSPPFNNQNPLVVLKQHVEEVVPDIVGPDVPEAYVDLVASMLEKDPIQRPALMSDVITEIDRIRSTSNCPQ
- a CDS encoding protein phosphatase 2C domain-containing protein — translated: MQNALTTSILSRQGRRSSNEDAAFARVHPQGNAAILAVADGMGGAACGEIASEIAIEEVEAFWRSLPAEPNHATDVAREDLIDLFFRIDRRIAAYSRENEEASGMGTTLSLAFLVGHRLYVAHIGDSRICVITSDGRCVQLTDDHSMVAEAVREGRMTEDEARTSPYRHALSRVLDGGGDWKPDVRVYDDWDPEWVLLASSDGFHGVIDHASTAHLVQMYRDEPELTGVLVDAALEAGSNDNVSVACCVYGIVRPAKTDRYDGDATVRLDDFYRKRKARRTRWVIILVAVVLGIAAVVSERDRIVRLVPSRTASDTTQTVQDTSAVNEERRLLEVLGESMDYKETDVSADTTQTP
- a CDS encoding vWA domain-containing protein, which gives rise to MLLSVGLTEADAQQAGITVITHGLSPSKITSGNALDKNKQLPWMLEMAVAIGENAKSRGFTYSIRMYDERSFHFSPHHPLLCDELLMGADVALERDAGGTCNAHDTAADEVILLYPWIEASNENATGMSSAEAAALANALVLGYYRGEYNISQPMHFIGHSRGTVVNSQAVRRLLNYDVGANIDHVTFLDPHDWGYLCGWDDFDLNGDIGLGDRAYPPRSYANRQDERNRGVIAWRGNTYYDTYYQINNLKRGVQSDLITTQDQGTAGCLSSTALDLIKRAGLAYVSGRRPSLAVLSYLQREGFTYALNGRPVQATVNHDWTHEEYKEKEKGRSRNLPMSHIGVVHRYIASISDASIPDGYRHSRLGGGSGRKQPQNGPRADWRFGSSEIGPQWVENGSFEYGYENVSVTSWIPGWGRHFSQGLVTANVRNGEIWLRTDVRSALTSDLVYVPQTATELTFDIRTPPYSDVDVAVEFQVFEGSGRFDYSSFVPASGYGANVNPSGGVGGLTRINNIDVSGLQGKVVRIRISVAKGVLPVTVVLDNVRILTGTPTLPTPSTAEVVYIIDSSGSMRQNDPRNARTASVQVAARLLPGNTSLAVVDFDTQVQTIVPPTLSQGAEEVIQQAMRRVNAEGGTDIGRALAGATGVMAPGIGRVVLLTDGQGSYNDEALAYRQNGWCIDTVGLGSDVNSALLSRISADSGCGTYRHASRAFELTGAFAEWGVKDGRSTMLARTEAMVAAGTTEVMEFTADGTVSDVSLLVSSEVGINRIQVQDANGSPIETWSPQRAEIDQRSLALSGSGAYRVLVEMITGSSGTGRFLGRVLAVSSIRTELSIAGQVVRPRMALPMNFRFSGEARMPDVLDVTTQIYRDGVNVQEAASRQLRVRSQQLSTSVQLPDEEGIYDVVMHIQGAAPEFNDFKRIVPLTVTVSRNAEIGFPVVEVVRGDEILVSDADMFGLHVGQPVVFRRSDGRIVGEGIVRGRVGPLARVFLARRMTRIDVGMTVDFDTNYFSGR
- a CDS encoding FHA domain-containing protein — encoded protein: MIVTLALCGAAFAPDSAAQTCYITEPQRFSLIEDCLDEYESEFVKLNGWARTVHDIGSPTFEYFVLTDEFGNTVTVRTTKGLKIGRQYVVEGIVNMFTLDNGLDIPVIHESTRYWVMRPYLIWAGVGVLALLVVGFVFYQTKSGSKGRRSRVPASAAAPAPVREVKPSPTIGPEDPTVKLDGDLVRGSAFEMYVPQKTLKILGQLEFVGGPDKGKEIPLLVPASESGRSGAGHEFHIGREKGQPFESIMLSAPTISRKQAKLAFVNGRFVLTNYASVNKNPTLVNGQPMDVGGQVAISDGDVITFGEIEVRLTYAKTNV